From the genome of Bombus huntii isolate Logan2020A chromosome 14, iyBomHunt1.1, whole genome shotgun sequence, one region includes:
- the LOC126873256 gene encoding dual specificity mitogen-activated protein kinase kinase 6: MAVRRGNRNLKLQVSEETPVPVTPPRNLDKRTTITIGDKTFVVEADDLETICILGRGAYGIVDKVRHKQSGTIMAVKRITATVNTQEQKRLLMDLDISMRSSACQYTVQFYGALFREGDVWICMEVMDMSLDKFYTKVYKHGRAIPEDILGKIAFAVVSALHYLYSQLRVIHRDVKPSNILINRKGEVKICDFGISGYLVDSVAKTIDAGCKPYMAPERIDPSGNPSQYDIRSDVWSLGISLVELATGKFPYESWGTPFEQLKQVVKDEAPKLPADKFSANFEEFINKCLMKDYTARPNYNQLLKLDFITEHAKKDINVAEFVGEILDLPEVE, translated from the exons ATGGCTGTACGTCGAGGAAACAGAAACTTGAAATTGCAGGTCTCTGAAGAGACACCTGTGCCTGT CACTCCGCCAAGAAATTTGGATAAAAGAACAACAATAACCATAGGTGATAAAACATTTGTAGTAGAGGCAGATGATTTAGAAACAATCTGTATCCTTGGACGAGGAGCATATGGTATTGTGGATAAAGTACGACACAAACAAAGTGGCACTATTATGGCAGttaag aGAATAACTGCAACAGTTAATACACAGGAACAAAAGCGTTTACTTATGGATTTAGATATTTCCATGCGTAGTTCAGCATGTCAATATACAGTACAATTTTATGGAGCATTGTTTAGGGAAGGAGATGTTTGGATATGTATGGAAGTTATGGATATGAGTTTGGACAAATTTTATACGAAAGTGTATAAGCATGGTCGTGCCATTCCTGAAGATATTTTAGGGAAAATTGCTTTTGCA GTAGtaagcgcattacattatctGTATTCACAGTTACGGGTGATCCACAGAGATGTGAAACctagtaatattttaattaatcgaaaagGAGAGGTCAAGATCTGCGACTTTGGTATATCTGGTTATCTTGTGGATTCTGTTGCTAAGACTATTGATGCCGGTTGTAAACCATATATGGCT CCAGAAAGGATAGACCCGTCGGGTAACCCTTCACAATATGACATCAGATCTGATGTTTGGTCGTTAGGTATATCTCTTGTTGAACTAGCGACAGGAAAATTTCCCTATGAATCTTGGGGAACACCTTTTGAACAATTAAAACAAGTTGTAAAGGATGAAGCACCAAAGCTGCCAGCTGATAAATTTTCGGCCAatttcgaagaatttatcaatAAATG TTTAATGAAAGATTATACTGCCCGTCCaaattataatcaattactGAAACTTGATTTTATCACAGAGCATGCCAAAAAGGACATAAATGTTGCTGAATTTGTTGGAGAAATTTTAGACCTACCTGAAGTTGAGTAA
- the LOC126873252 gene encoding diacylglycerol kinase epsilon isoform X2: MLEDGYSTNVLCALFTIFFILMLNFFRYLVREPHIHIRDVTKEHNWKSIRRETKIADKQLKCKLITVSANEPMKHHWIKGNLALNVICEICNEECDVEPGLTDWWCCWCQKCVHDNCKSKLSKICDFGKFKLMIIPPSSLNLRSTVRRRLYLCSVIPPNWPQWNPLIVVANKRSGNNDGAEILSLFRRLLNPAQVVDLSERDPVAVLEWCRLLGKVTCTVLVAGGDGTIAWLLNAIHKLGLEPVPSVAVIPLGTGNDLSRVLGWGKEHDPDKDPADILHEIQKAQKVELDRWTVIVKPYGGLGLRSSQQTFYMYNYLSVGVDAQVTLNFHRTRESRFYFYSSRLFNKLLYLCFGMQQVVERDCKDLDKNIELYLDEEKVNLPSIESIVILNIPSWAAGVDLWNMGLEGHEEYGKQSINDGKLEVVALYSSFHMAQLQVGLSQPYRLGQANSIKVKIIKPCAMQIDGEPWYQHPCEFNIRYCNKAVMLVNTVERTI, encoded by the exons atgTTAGAGGACGGATATAGTACCAATGTTCTGTGTGCATTATTTACCATATTTTTCATACTTATGCTAAATTTCTTCCGGTATCTTGTACGAGAGCCCCATATTCATATTAGAGATGTTACCAAAGAGCATAATTGGAAATCTATAAGAAGGGAAACGAAG ATTGCAGATAAGCAATTAAAGTGCAAACTTATTACTGTAAGCGCAAATGAGCCAATGAAGCACCATTGGATAAAGG GTAATTTAGCTCTAAATGTTATATGTGAAATATGTAACGAGGAATGTGATGTGGAACCTGGACTAACAGATTGGTGGTGCTGTTGGTGTCAAAAATGTGTCCATGATAACTGCAAGTCTAAGCTTTCTAAA ATATGTGATTTTGGTAAATTTAAGTTAATGATAATTCCACCAAGTAGTTTAAATCTGCGAAGTACTGTAAGGCGTAGATTATACCTTTGTTCGGTTATACCTCCAAATTGGCCTCAGTGGAATCCTCTTATAGTTGTTG CCAATAAAAGATCTGGTAATAATGATGGAGCAGAAATCTTGTCTCTGTTCAGAAGGTTATTAAATCCTGCACAAGTTGTTGATTTATCAGAGCGTGATCCAGTCGCTGTTTTAGAATGGTGTCGCTTACTTGGGAAAGTAACATGTACAGTCCTTGTAGCAGGCGGAGATGGAACAATAGCTTGGTTATTGAATGCCATTCATAAGCTTGGATTGGAG cCAGTTCCATCTGTAGCGGTAATTCCTCTGGGAACAGGAAATGATTTATCAAGAGTACTAGGCTGGGGAAAAGAGCACGATCCAGATAAGGATCCTGCAGATATTTTGCATGAAATACAGAAAGCACAAAAAGTGGAACTCGATAG gtGGACTGTGATAGTAAAACCATATGGTGGATTAGGACTTAGAAGTTCACAGCAAACATTTTACATGTATAATTACTTAAGCGTGGGAGTAGATGCACAAGtaacattaaattttcatcGTACAAGAGAGAGTCGTTTTTACTTCTATAGCAGTAGATTGTTTAATAAG CTACTATACTTGTGCTTTGGTATGCAACAAGTAGTTGAACGGGACTGCAAAGATCTTGATaagaatatagaattatatttgGACGAAGAGAAAGTGAATTTGCCATCCATCGAAAGTATCGTAATATTAAACATTCCATCATGGGCTGCTGGAGTTGATCTGTGGAATATGGGATTGGAAG GCCACGAAGAATATGGAAAACAAAGTATCAATGATGGTAAATTAGAAGTAGTTGCGCTTTATTCATCGTTTCATATGGCTCAACTTCAAGTGGGATTGTCTCAGCCTTATCGACTTGGACAAGCTAATAGTATAAAG gTAAAGATAATAAAACCTTGCGCCATGCAAATTGATGGCGAACCATGGTATCAACATCCTTGTGAATTCAATATCAGATATTGTAATAAAGCAGTCATGCTTGTAAACACGGTTGAAAGAACTATTTAA
- the LOC126873252 gene encoding diacylglycerol kinase epsilon isoform X1 — protein MLEDGYSTNVLCALFTIFFILMLNFFRYLVREPHIHIRDVTKEHNWKSIRRETKAYYCSICESLLLNINGLICDSCGVCADPTCVKIADKQLKCKLITVSANEPMKHHWIKGNLALNVICEICNEECDVEPGLTDWWCCWCQKCVHDNCKSKLSKICDFGKFKLMIIPPSSLNLRSTVRRRLYLCSVIPPNWPQWNPLIVVANKRSGNNDGAEILSLFRRLLNPAQVVDLSERDPVAVLEWCRLLGKVTCTVLVAGGDGTIAWLLNAIHKLGLEPVPSVAVIPLGTGNDLSRVLGWGKEHDPDKDPADILHEIQKAQKVELDRWTVIVKPYGGLGLRSSQQTFYMYNYLSVGVDAQVTLNFHRTRESRFYFYSSRLFNKLLYLCFGMQQVVERDCKDLDKNIELYLDEEKVNLPSIESIVILNIPSWAAGVDLWNMGLEGHEEYGKQSINDGKLEVVALYSSFHMAQLQVGLSQPYRLGQANSIKVKIIKPCAMQIDGEPWYQHPCEFNIRYCNKAVMLVNTVERTI, from the exons atgTTAGAGGACGGATATAGTACCAATGTTCTGTGTGCATTATTTACCATATTTTTCATACTTATGCTAAATTTCTTCCGGTATCTTGTACGAGAGCCCCATATTCATATTAGAGATGTTACCAAAGAGCATAATTGGAAATCTATAAGAAGGGAAACGAAG GCATATTATTGTAGCATTTGTGAAAGCTtgttgttaaatattaatggTTTGATCTGTGATTCATGTGGTGTTTGTGCGGATCCTACATGTGTCAAGATTGCAGATAAGCAATTAAAGTGCAAACTTATTACTGTAAGCGCAAATGAGCCAATGAAGCACCATTGGATAAAGG GTAATTTAGCTCTAAATGTTATATGTGAAATATGTAACGAGGAATGTGATGTGGAACCTGGACTAACAGATTGGTGGTGCTGTTGGTGTCAAAAATGTGTCCATGATAACTGCAAGTCTAAGCTTTCTAAA ATATGTGATTTTGGTAAATTTAAGTTAATGATAATTCCACCAAGTAGTTTAAATCTGCGAAGTACTGTAAGGCGTAGATTATACCTTTGTTCGGTTATACCTCCAAATTGGCCTCAGTGGAATCCTCTTATAGTTGTTG CCAATAAAAGATCTGGTAATAATGATGGAGCAGAAATCTTGTCTCTGTTCAGAAGGTTATTAAATCCTGCACAAGTTGTTGATTTATCAGAGCGTGATCCAGTCGCTGTTTTAGAATGGTGTCGCTTACTTGGGAAAGTAACATGTACAGTCCTTGTAGCAGGCGGAGATGGAACAATAGCTTGGTTATTGAATGCCATTCATAAGCTTGGATTGGAG cCAGTTCCATCTGTAGCGGTAATTCCTCTGGGAACAGGAAATGATTTATCAAGAGTACTAGGCTGGGGAAAAGAGCACGATCCAGATAAGGATCCTGCAGATATTTTGCATGAAATACAGAAAGCACAAAAAGTGGAACTCGATAG gtGGACTGTGATAGTAAAACCATATGGTGGATTAGGACTTAGAAGTTCACAGCAAACATTTTACATGTATAATTACTTAAGCGTGGGAGTAGATGCACAAGtaacattaaattttcatcGTACAAGAGAGAGTCGTTTTTACTTCTATAGCAGTAGATTGTTTAATAAG CTACTATACTTGTGCTTTGGTATGCAACAAGTAGTTGAACGGGACTGCAAAGATCTTGATaagaatatagaattatatttgGACGAAGAGAAAGTGAATTTGCCATCCATCGAAAGTATCGTAATATTAAACATTCCATCATGGGCTGCTGGAGTTGATCTGTGGAATATGGGATTGGAAG GCCACGAAGAATATGGAAAACAAAGTATCAATGATGGTAAATTAGAAGTAGTTGCGCTTTATTCATCGTTTCATATGGCTCAACTTCAAGTGGGATTGTCTCAGCCTTATCGACTTGGACAAGCTAATAGTATAAAG gTAAAGATAATAAAACCTTGCGCCATGCAAATTGATGGCGAACCATGGTATCAACATCCTTGTGAATTCAATATCAGATATTGTAATAAAGCAGTCATGCTTGTAAACACGGTTGAAAGAACTATTTAA